A region from the Cryptosporangium arvum DSM 44712 genome encodes:
- a CDS encoding alkene reductase: MTTAFDPYDLAGRRLANRIAMAPMTRSRASGPGATPTELMATYYAQRAGAGLIVTEGIQPSPVGQGYPNTPGLHSDAQVAAWRTVTAAVHARGGVIFAQLMHAGRIGHASLRPGGPLPVGPSAVPAAVEVFTAEGLRPSAVPRALTEDDILGTIRDYADAARNAIDAGFDGVELHGANGYLIHQFLSANANRRTDGWGGSVEGRIRFAVEVSDAVVAAVGRDRVGVRISPFNPFNDITEADAEEMYAALIARLDVAYLHVLESGDHRDLTLRLHKEWPGTVLLNAPDVPGPERLGLIEDGTADVLTFGALFLANPDLPARLAAGGPFNEPDLATAYSGDHRGYVDYPALAG; encoded by the coding sequence ATGACAACCGCATTCGATCCGTACGACCTGGCCGGCCGGCGACTGGCCAACCGCATCGCGATGGCGCCGATGACGCGCAGCCGCGCCTCCGGCCCGGGCGCCACCCCGACCGAGCTGATGGCCACCTACTACGCCCAGCGGGCCGGGGCCGGGCTGATCGTCACCGAAGGCATCCAGCCGTCCCCGGTCGGTCAGGGCTACCCGAACACCCCCGGGCTGCATTCGGACGCGCAGGTGGCCGCCTGGCGGACCGTCACCGCTGCCGTCCACGCCCGGGGCGGCGTGATCTTCGCGCAGCTCATGCACGCCGGGCGGATCGGGCACGCCAGCCTGCGCCCCGGCGGCCCCCTCCCGGTCGGCCCCTCGGCCGTGCCCGCGGCGGTGGAGGTGTTCACCGCCGAGGGGCTGCGGCCCAGCGCCGTCCCACGCGCGTTGACCGAGGACGACATCCTCGGCACGATCCGCGACTACGCCGACGCCGCCCGCAACGCGATCGACGCCGGCTTCGACGGCGTCGAGCTGCACGGAGCCAACGGCTACCTGATCCATCAGTTCCTCTCGGCCAACGCCAACCGGCGCACCGACGGGTGGGGCGGCTCGGTCGAGGGGCGGATCCGGTTCGCCGTCGAGGTCAGCGACGCCGTCGTCGCGGCGGTCGGGCGCGACCGGGTCGGGGTCCGGATCTCGCCGTTCAACCCGTTCAACGACATCACCGAGGCCGACGCCGAGGAGATGTACGCGGCGCTGATCGCCCGGCTCGACGTCGCCTACCTGCACGTGCTGGAGTCCGGCGACCACCGCGACCTCACGCTGCGGCTCCACAAGGAGTGGCCGGGCACGGTCCTGCTCAACGCACCGGACGTGCCCGGCCCGGAGCGCCTCGGGCTGATCGAGGACGGCACCGCCGACGTCCTCACGTTCGGCGCGCTGTTCCTGGCGAACCCCGACCTGCCGGCCCGCCTCGCCGCCGGCGGCCCGTTCAACGAACCGGACCTCGCCACCGCCTACAGCGGCGACCACCGCGGCTACGTCGACTACCCCGCTCTGGCCGGCTGA